GGCGATGTCACCGACGAGGCGCTCGTCCTCCTTCAGCTCGATCGCGTAGGGAAACCATCCCGGACGGGTGGGATCGCGACGTGCGTATTCGTCGACGAGGCGACGCGCCGATGCGAGGGGGAGCGGGAAATCCCAGTTCTGATAGCGGGCGACTTCCCGATCGGAGCGATAGGCCGCGAAATCCGGAACGTCGCGGGGATGGAATCGTCGGAGGCGGAGTCGTGAAGTCTCGATCTGCACCGGACAAGGATTCCAGGGCCGCTCGCCCATGGGAAGCATTCCGGGAAAGCGCGCCCTCGCCTCGCCCGTTCCCGCCGCTGCCACCGCCGACGTCACGGACGACGGCGACGGCGACGGAGGCGGGACGACGATCACCCCTCGGTCCAGCTGTGGCCCTTCGCGAACTGGACCAGTCCGGCGCGCGCCTGCAGGATCTGCTCGCCGGTGAGCGACGGGACCGACGTCAGGAGGACCTCGGTGACCTCGCGGATGAACTCCTCCGCGCTGAGCACGTCGCACAGGGAGTCGTCGAACGGGGCCGCGGCCCTGGCCTCCGTGCCCGGGGCGAGGCGGACCGCGGACGCCTTCGGCCCACGGTCGCCGTTCTCGATCTCGAACTCCACCTTCACGCCGGCACGCACGTACTCCTCCGCCACGTGCATGTCGTTCACGTGCAGGAACACGTCGTCGCCGCCGCTCTCCGGCGCGATGAACCCAAAACCCCGAACACTGTCAAAACGCACCACACGACCAACAGCCATGACATCTCCCACCGGAACCGGGCCCATTGCCCCTACGGGCCCCTTGCCCGAAGATTCCGGTGGGAAGCGTAGTCACGAGCGTGTCGCCGGGGCGAGGCCGCCGACTGAACGGCCCCGCCAGTTCAGTCGCCGCACCGGTAGAGGGTGCCCTGAACGTCCTTGTCGTTCCCGCCGAACGTGGAGGCCGGTACGGCTGTGCAGTCCGCCTTCACCCAGGCCCGTACCTCGTCGACGGCCGCGTTCTTCTTGCCCTGGGTCTGCGCGTAGCCCTGCCAGCCGTCGGAGCTGAGCAGGACGAAGCGCAACTTCCCTTCGGACACCAGCTTCTTGACCTCCGCCGGCGCGGGCGTCGGCGAACCGCCGCTGAATCCGCCCATCGGCAGCACGCGGGCGCCGGTGGCGAGGATGTAGTTCCAGGACATGACGGCGGAGTCGTTGGCGAACACGAACTTCGCGCCGTCGCCGTGCCGTTGCGTGTAGGCGAGCAGGTTGTGCTGGCTGTCGGTGAGCACGTCCGACTCGTTGAGGGACGCCGAGGCGGCGGCCGTGCCGCGCGGTGCGTTGCCCACCCCGACGATGTTGGCCGCCCGGCGCACCGCGTTGCCGCCCGTGGCGAACGGTCCGGCCGACGCGTCCATCGCGCTGCCGGCGTACAGCGGATCGAGCACCGACAGGGACCAGGCCGCGGGCCCGGCGAACATGGTGACCAGGCCTGCCGCCAGTCCGACCAGGGCGAGCCTGCCCGTCCGCCGGTCCTTGCGGTGTGCGACGACGAGCGAGGTCAGGGCGACCAGGCCCGCCAGGATGAGCAGCCACGGCAGCCACGGCAGGAAGTCCGGATACAGGAAGCAGAGGAAGGCGCTCCACACGAGTTCCACCGCGATCACGGCGGGCAGCACACGCACGCTCCGGCCGTCCCGGTACGCCTTCCAGAGGGCCACCAGACCGGCCCCCGACAGCGCCGCGAGCGCGGGGGCGAGCATGGCGACATAGGCGGTGTGCGGCACCTCGATGGCACTCAGCACCAGGGCGCTGATGGCCAGCCAGCCTCCCCACAGGACGTATCCTCCGCGCAGCCGGTCGGTGCGTGGCACCTTGCGACGCCAGCCGGCGCAGAGCACCAGGCTCGTCAGCGCCAGCGGGTACAACCAGCCCACCTGCGGGGCGAAGCGGCTGCCGAGGAGCTTGCCGGGGACCGAGCCGCCGCCGGAGGGCCCGGTGTCCGGCGGTGCGCCGGGCGCGGCCGCCGGGTCCGGCGCGCCAATGCCCTGCGGCGGGCCGACGGTGTCGTTCATCTGGCTGACGGAGCCGGTGATCGCGTCGCGGGAGAAGCGGTTGAGGCCGTTGTAGCCGAAGACCATGCTGATGGCGCTGTTGTCGGTGGTCCCGTCCACGTAAGGTCGTTCGGACGCCGGGGTGAACGTCAGGACCGCGACCCAGGACAGCGAGACCGCGAGGGTGACCGCACCCGCGGCCAGCACGTGGCCCACTCTCCGGCGCAGCGGCGTGGGTGCCACGACGAGGTAGCCGACGGCGAGGGCGGGCAGGATCAGCCAGGCCTGCAGCATCTTGGCCTGGAAACCCAGGCCGACCCACACCCCGGCGAGCAGGAGGGGGCGCAGCCGGGCGCTGAACATGGCACGCTGGCAGGCGTCGGCGGCCAGGACGAGGCACATGGTCATCGCCCCGTCA
This sequence is a window from Streptomyces sp. HUAS YS2. Protein-coding genes within it:
- a CDS encoding cold-shock protein, with protein sequence MAVGRVVRFDSVRGFGFIAPESGGDDVFLHVNDMHVAEEYVRAGVKVEFEIENGDRGPKASAVRLAPGTEARAAAPFDDSLCDVLSAEEFIREVTEVLLTSVPSLTGEQILQARAGLVQFAKGHSWTEG
- a CDS encoding ArnT family glycosyltransferase — its product is MSTALRDTDAPTPEHEPPPSVTRRRWEVWKSPADQPRWARPALLGIAALAALLYTWNITTSGYAPFYAVAARSMSESWRAFFFGALDPGATLTLDKLGGFLWPQALSARVFGFHAWSLTLPQAVEGVISVLVLYRVVRLWAGVVPGLLAAGIMTLTPAVASMFGHSMGDGAMTMCLVLAADACQRAMFSARLRPLLLAGVWVGLGFQAKMLQAWLILPALAVGYLVVAPTPLRRRVGHVLAAGAVTLAVSLSWVAVLTFTPASERPYVDGTTDNSAISMVFGYNGLNRFSRDAITGSVSQMNDTVGPPQGIGAPDPAAAPGAPPDTGPSGGGSVPGKLLGSRFAPQVGWLYPLALTSLVLCAGWRRKVPRTDRLRGGYVLWGGWLAISALVLSAIEVPHTAYVAMLAPALAALSGAGLVALWKAYRDGRSVRVLPAVIAVELVWSAFLCFLYPDFLPWLPWLLILAGLVALTSLVVAHRKDRRTGRLALVGLAAGLVTMFAGPAAWSLSVLDPLYAGSAMDASAGPFATGGNAVRRAANIVGVGNAPRGTAAASASLNESDVLTDSQHNLLAYTQRHGDGAKFVFANDSAVMSWNYILATGARVLPMGGFSGGSPTPAPAEVKKLVSEGKLRFVLLSSDGWQGYAQTQGKKNAAVDEVRAWVKADCTAVPASTFGGNDKDVQGTLYRCGD